One genomic segment of Aquipluma nitroreducens includes these proteins:
- a CDS encoding HlyD family secretion protein, producing MDKKKEPIEIELRSDEFQEIVQQSPRWMIRSGISLILGVVLLLLVGSYFFRYPDVINADIVVLSENPPAYLAARTTARIDSMLVTDQQLVSENQVIAILESTAKFEDALKLKDMLSGMEPFMLSFDTLASVHPGVDLQLGDIQSDYSSFVRLYNDYFTFLRLKLHPKKIKALRQQIAMNKIYYDRLWAQKKDMEADFRIVNTQFKRDSLLQLKGVLSDLDLEKSKGLLIQKKYNLNGSRTKLAETQSAIIKLEQDVVDAEMEFADQQKKAQNTLIEAMNVLKSRLAYWEQTFTIKSPISGKVSFANFWSKNQQVKKDEMVFSVIPEKQSQIIGRISLPVKGAGKVAVGQRVNIRFENFPYMEYGFIRATVKSISLMPNNENYVVEVEMPQDLKTNYDIPLKFSQEMKGSAEIITEDLRLIQRFFNPVKSHLKHRIPQS from the coding sequence ATGGATAAAAAAAAGGAACCAATAGAAATTGAACTTCGAAGCGACGAATTTCAGGAGATTGTGCAGCAATCGCCCCGTTGGATGATTCGTTCCGGGATTTCACTGATATTGGGTGTGGTTCTTCTTTTGTTGGTTGGAAGCTATTTCTTTCGGTATCCTGATGTAATTAATGCTGATATTGTTGTGCTTTCTGAGAATCCGCCGGCGTACCTTGCAGCCCGAACCACAGCACGGATTGATTCGATGCTCGTTACCGATCAGCAGCTGGTTTCAGAAAATCAGGTTATTGCCATTCTTGAAAGTACAGCCAAGTTCGAAGATGCATTGAAGCTAAAAGATATGCTTTCAGGTATGGAGCCATTTATGCTTTCATTTGATACGCTGGCATCGGTCCATCCCGGAGTTGATCTACAGTTGGGCGACATTCAATCCGATTATTCAAGCTTTGTCAGGTTATACAATGATTATTTCACCTTTCTCAGGCTGAAGTTGCATCCCAAAAAGATTAAAGCCCTTCGGCAGCAGATCGCCATGAATAAGATATACTACGATCGGCTTTGGGCGCAGAAGAAAGATATGGAAGCTGATTTCCGGATTGTAAATACGCAGTTTAAACGTGACTCACTATTGCAGTTAAAAGGAGTACTTTCTGATCTCGATCTGGAAAAGAGTAAAGGATTGCTGATTCAGAAAAAATACAATCTGAATGGTTCACGAACAAAACTTGCCGAAACACAAAGTGCAATCATTAAATTGGAGCAGGACGTTGTGGATGCTGAAATGGAATTTGCCGATCAACAGAAAAAGGCACAGAATACCTTAATTGAAGCGATGAATGTGCTGAAAAGTCGTCTGGCTTATTGGGAGCAAACTTTTACAATTAAAAGCCCAATTTCGGGCAAGGTGAGTTTTGCCAACTTCTGGAGTAAAAACCAACAGGTAAAAAAAGACGAAATGGTATTTTCAGTCATTCCGGAGAAACAATCACAGATAATTGGGCGAATCAGTTTGCCGGTTAAAGGTGCCGGAAAAGTTGCTGTTGGCCAAAGAGTCAACATTAGGTTCGAAAATTTCCCTTATATGGAATATGGATTTATAAGAGCTACTGTTAAAAGCATTTCGTTGATGCCTAACAATGAAAATTACGTGGTCGAAGTGGAAATGCCACAGGACTTGAAAACGAATTACGATATTCCTCTAAAATTTAGTCAGGAGATGAAAGGATCAGCCGAAATAATTACCGAAGATTTAAGGCTTATCCAACGCTTTTTTAATCCGGTAAAATCTCACTTAAAACATCGGATTCCTCAGTCATAA
- a CDS encoding peptidase domain-containing ABC transporter yields MPKFPFFKQYDAMDCGPSCIRMIAAFYGKSYSLQKLRQLAHITREGVSLLGLSEAAEAIGFRTIGARITFEQLLEAPKPCVVHWDQEHFVVVYKFRKGKVQVADPAFGLVEYSETEFKKHWLATVRQGELKGICLMFDPTPKFFELEGETINRGNFSFLLKYLKPHRKLVTQLILGFIVGSLIQLIFPFLTQSIVDVGINTQDINFIYLILAAQMMLFLSRMTVDFIRSWILLHISTRLNISIISDFLIKLMKLPIGFFDTKMIGDLLQRIGDHRRIERFLTSQSLNVIFSVFNIVIFSIVLVMYNLSIFLIFLFGSALYIAWVFLFLKKRRELDFRQFTQLADNQSKLIQLINGMQEIKLNNYERQKRWEWERIQARLFKVNIKSLSLQQYQQAGSVFINETKNIFITVLAATSVVHGNMTLGMMLAVQYIIGQMNSPLDQMVEFMQVSQDAKISLERLSEIHTQKDEEQDQAGKLSSLPSKADVSISDLVFQYEGPHSPKVLNHINLIIPQGKVTAIVGTSGSGKTTLVKLLLGFYPPVSGSIKVGEADLSLYKQHWWRSKCGAVMQDGFIFSDTIANNIALADDEINKEMLAYAVRMANIQEFIESLPLNYNTKVGPEGVGLSQGQKQRILIARAIYKNPEFIFFDEATNALDANNEKVILENLNEFFSGKTVVVVAHRLSTVKNAHQIVVLEKGEILEIGNHEELTAKQGAYYNLVKNQLELGN; encoded by the coding sequence ATGCCTAAATTTCCCTTCTTTAAACAATATGATGCAATGGATTGCGGACCTTCGTGTATCCGCATGATTGCTGCATTTTACGGGAAAAGTTATTCTCTCCAAAAGCTTCGTCAATTGGCACACATCACCCGCGAAGGAGTTTCGCTGTTGGGATTAAGCGAGGCTGCCGAAGCGATAGGGTTTCGAACCATTGGTGCCCGAATTACTTTCGAGCAATTATTAGAAGCGCCAAAGCCCTGTGTCGTTCATTGGGATCAGGAACATTTTGTAGTTGTTTATAAATTCCGGAAGGGAAAAGTTCAGGTGGCCGATCCTGCATTTGGCTTGGTTGAATATTCAGAGACTGAGTTTAAAAAGCATTGGCTGGCAACGGTTCGCCAAGGCGAATTAAAAGGCATTTGCCTCATGTTCGATCCAACTCCCAAATTTTTCGAACTTGAAGGTGAAACCATCAACAGGGGTAATTTTAGTTTCCTGCTGAAATATCTGAAGCCACATCGAAAATTGGTTACACAGCTTATTTTAGGATTTATAGTCGGAAGTTTAATTCAACTGATATTTCCGTTTTTAACACAGAGTATTGTCGATGTCGGTATCAATACGCAGGATATTAATTTTATATACCTGATTTTGGCTGCCCAGATGATGCTTTTCCTGAGCCGGATGACTGTCGATTTTATCCGTTCGTGGATTTTGCTGCACATCAGTACGCGCCTTAATATTAGCATTATCTCCGATTTCCTGATCAAGCTGATGAAGCTGCCGATCGGGTTTTTCGACACCAAAATGATTGGCGATCTGCTTCAGCGAATAGGCGATCATCGGCGCATCGAACGGTTTTTGACTTCCCAATCACTCAATGTCATTTTTTCTGTTTTCAACATTGTTATATTCAGCATTGTGCTTGTCATGTATAATCTGAGCATATTCCTGATATTCCTGTTTGGTTCGGCTTTATATATTGCATGGGTATTTTTATTCCTGAAGAAGCGCCGTGAACTCGATTTTAGACAGTTTACTCAACTGGCCGACAATCAAAGCAAGTTGATTCAGTTGATCAACGGAATGCAGGAAATCAAGCTGAATAATTACGAGCGCCAGAAACGGTGGGAGTGGGAGCGTATTCAGGCGCGACTTTTCAAGGTAAATATTAAGAGTTTGTCGTTACAGCAATACCAGCAGGCCGGTTCGGTTTTCATCAACGAGACCAAAAATATTTTCATAACTGTTTTAGCTGCCACATCGGTGGTTCATGGCAACATGACATTGGGTATGATGCTGGCTGTACAATATATAATCGGGCAGATGAATAGCCCCCTCGATCAAATGGTCGAATTTATGCAGGTGTCGCAGGATGCCAAGATCAGTTTGGAACGCCTGAGCGAAATTCATACACAGAAGGACGAAGAACAAGATCAGGCTGGTAAATTATCATCTTTGCCATCAAAAGCTGATGTTTCAATTTCTGATTTGGTATTTCAATACGAAGGGCCACATTCTCCCAAGGTTCTGAATCATATTAATTTGATCATTCCACAAGGGAAAGTGACAGCTATTGTCGGAACCAGTGGAAGTGGTAAAACAACTCTGGTAAAACTGCTGTTGGGATTTTATCCGCCGGTTTCAGGCAGTATAAAAGTTGGCGAAGCCGATTTATCTCTTTATAAGCAACATTGGTGGCGCAGTAAATGTGGCGCTGTGATGCAGGATGGGTTTATTTTCTCGGACACCATTGCCAATAACATTGCTTTGGCCGATGATGAAATCAACAAGGAAATGCTCGCTTACGCCGTTCGAATGGCGAATATTCAGGAATTTATTGAATCGTTGCCTTTAAATTACAACACGAAAGTTGGTCCGGAAGGAGTTGGTCTAAGTCAGGGGCAGAAGCAGCGCATATTAATCGCCCGTGCTATTTATAAAAATCCTGAATTTATTTTCTTTGATGAAGCGACCAACGCTTTGGATGCCAATAATGAGAAAGTGATATTGGAAAACCTGAATGAATTCTTTTCAGGTAAAACAGTTGTAGTTGTGGCTCATCGGTTGAGTACGGTAAAGAACGCGCATCAGATTGTGGTTCTCGAAAAAGGAGAAATCCTTGAAATTGGTAATCATGAAGAATTAACCGCCAAACAAGGCGCCTATTATAATTTGGTAAAGAATCAGCTTGAATTGGGAAACTGA
- a CDS encoding elongation factor G codes for MEQEYGNSVFSSLMYTEVNGKKINILDTPGMDDFSGGVVSSLQVAPLALMVVDASTGIGAGTESAFRHAEAANSKLIFVLNHLDNENANYDQDVDNLKNKFGNKVTVVQYPVETGIGFNSIIDVLKMKMYKYGPDGGKPEVLDIPASEKERADELHNELIEMAAENEETLMELYFEQGSLSEDDMRKGIRIGMVKRDLFPVFCVSAKKNMGVGRLLEFVCNIAPSPSQVPMREIIQGKPVVLSETSPTSLFVFKTALEPHVGEVTYFKVLSGKVTEGKDLYNTFNNGKERISQLFVTAGKTRYPVTELVAGDIGCAVKLKDTKFNQTLCDKELDLKFAPIVFPEPKFRVAVKAVSETDDEKVGEILHKVKEEDPTYIVNYSKELKQLIVEGQGEYHLNTLKWYFDHIHKIDIEFKTPKIPYRETITKFAQADYRHKKQSGGSGQFGEVHMIIEPFEEGSAPKNMFIYGGKEMKVSVRDTQETPLPWGGKLVFHNCIVGGSIDARFLPAILKGIMEKMEEGPLTGSYARDIRVYIYDGKMHPVDSNEISFRLAGRNAFSMAFKNAGPKILEPIYDMDVWVQADRMGDVMSDLQGRRALIMGMGSEKGYEKITARVPLKEMNKYSTSLSSLTGGRGVFNMKFAAYEKVPQEVQDELLAAYAAEEKEE; via the coding sequence ATCGAGCAGGAATACGGCAACTCCGTATTTTCATCGCTCATGTACACCGAAGTCAACGGCAAAAAAATCAATATTCTGGATACTCCCGGAATGGACGATTTTAGCGGTGGCGTAGTTTCTTCTCTTCAGGTTGCACCGCTTGCCCTGATGGTTGTTGACGCGTCCACAGGAATTGGTGCCGGAACCGAATCGGCATTCCGCCATGCCGAAGCAGCAAACAGTAAATTAATTTTTGTATTGAACCATCTTGATAATGAGAATGCGAATTACGATCAGGATGTAGACAACCTGAAAAACAAATTCGGGAACAAAGTAACTGTAGTTCAATATCCGGTTGAAACTGGTATTGGATTTAATTCCATCATCGACGTACTGAAAATGAAAATGTACAAATATGGTCCCGATGGTGGCAAACCTGAAGTTTTGGATATCCCAGCTTCAGAAAAAGAACGTGCAGATGAATTGCACAACGAGTTGATTGAAATGGCCGCTGAAAACGAAGAAACCTTAATGGAATTGTACTTCGAACAAGGGTCATTGTCAGAAGATGACATGAGAAAAGGAATACGGATTGGAATGGTAAAACGGGATTTATTTCCGGTTTTCTGTGTTTCAGCCAAAAAAAATATGGGAGTTGGACGTTTATTGGAATTCGTTTGTAACATAGCTCCATCTCCATCCCAGGTACCAATGCGTGAAATTATTCAGGGCAAACCAGTAGTTTTGAGCGAAACAAGCCCAACTTCATTATTCGTATTTAAAACTGCACTGGAACCGCACGTTGGCGAAGTTACCTATTTCAAAGTATTGTCAGGAAAAGTAACTGAAGGGAAAGACCTGTACAACACGTTTAACAATGGAAAAGAACGGATCTCGCAGCTTTTTGTAACCGCCGGGAAAACACGCTACCCTGTTACTGAATTGGTGGCTGGCGATATCGGTTGCGCTGTGAAATTAAAAGATACCAAATTCAACCAAACACTTTGCGACAAAGAACTTGACCTGAAATTTGCACCTATTGTATTTCCTGAACCAAAATTCAGGGTTGCCGTGAAAGCTGTTTCTGAAACTGACGATGAAAAGGTAGGCGAAATTCTGCACAAGGTAAAGGAAGAAGATCCAACCTATATTGTAAATTACTCGAAGGAGCTTAAACAATTAATCGTTGAAGGTCAAGGAGAATACCACCTCAATACATTGAAATGGTACTTCGACCACATTCATAAAATTGACATCGAATTTAAAACTCCAAAGATTCCATACCGCGAAACCATTACCAAATTTGCTCAGGCCGATTACCGCCACAAAAAACAATCAGGTGGTTCAGGCCAGTTTGGAGAAGTTCATATGATTATTGAGCCTTTTGAAGAAGGCAGCGCACCAAAAAACATGTTTATTTATGGTGGAAAAGAGATGAAAGTCTCGGTTCGCGACACACAGGAAACTCCACTTCCATGGGGTGGAAAACTGGTATTCCACAACTGTATTGTTGGTGGTTCGATTGATGCCCGTTTCTTACCTGCCATCTTGAAAGGAATCATGGAAAAAATGGAAGAAGGCCCACTTACAGGTTCATATGCACGCGACATTCGCGTTTACATTTACGATGGCAAAATGCACCCGGTTGACTCGAACGAAATTTCGTTCCGTTTGGCAGGCCGTAATGCGTTTAGCATGGCGTTTAAAAATGCAGGACCTAAAATTCTGGAGCCAATTTACGATATGGATGTTTGGGTTCAGGCCGACCGGATGGGCGATGTAATGAGCGACCTACAAGGCCGACGTGCACTGATCATGGGAATGGGCAGCGAAAAAGGCTACGAAAAAATTACTGCCCGTGTTCCGCTGAAAGAAATGAATAAATACTCGACTTCGCTGAGTTCGCTGACCGGAGGCCGTGGTGTTTTCAATATGAAATTTGCCGCATACGAAAAGGTTCCGCAGGAAGTACAGGACGAACTACTTGCAGCCTACGCAGCCGAAGAAAAGGAAGAATAG
- a CDS encoding ArnT family glycosyltransferase: protein MKTNRSNQLIFIAFVLVTVLHHFFCYLGHYGFDDMEYARAAARLANGEFDAGNHYSFRLTLVGLTALSYKLFGINDWASALPPLIFFIGTLALVYRILKDESGPILAIGLALFSLNNWTFFYSDKLMPDVAVTFFAFLFCYVIYSYKYLPRKMPEQAYSLLAALALFMCFNSKETVVLLGPLVVWLMVTDIVQKRSGRFWLQFVGFSLVMLAAYLVVCQVAFGNAITRFNAIVANSYLNSCSYDQQPFSETLKRITFGLAELFLTQDMLLGFLVVLLAFFFVPVRQLLKLSDRKSFFIVSSVVLVFSANFMSISVTSYIPMCPDPRHYLFIVPVVAVAAAFILNDYLRVFRFRIGFFVFVLIAFGFSLFLKSETGFHLYLPVLVAIGCFVFLRNHMHAQRIFAILLFGALLFQPADMFIYARNVNYRKQKEIVQRELIDKNQPCVVITDEVQKRLGNYYSGFSLEATCQFINYAEADTFHFQKNVKKMLLNNWYTRYLSGMDDQDMPYYATIAKNPVFMDEKLNLSIFELNKIDQRKRIFSSENDFETAKPNWADSANKSKEQAYSGSFSEKIGEFSVSCTIALDSLLPDSTSQLVISSKLKIFAINSSECNLVISMDSDGKQYFWKGYDLSKYVKSKTSWWTASLNEIVGRPEIKKNSMLRIYVWNNKKNEIYIDDFKVELFSVAN from the coding sequence TTGAAAACAAATCGATCCAATCAGCTTATATTCATAGCATTTGTATTGGTAACGGTGCTTCACCACTTTTTTTGCTATCTGGGGCATTATGGCTTTGACGACATGGAATATGCCCGTGCTGCCGCCCGATTGGCCAATGGCGAGTTCGACGCAGGCAACCATTACTCTTTCCGGCTAACATTGGTTGGGTTAACCGCCTTGTCGTATAAATTATTCGGAATTAATGATTGGGCATCAGCTCTGCCTCCTTTGATATTCTTCATTGGCACTTTGGCGTTGGTCTACCGCATCCTGAAAGATGAAAGTGGACCAATCTTGGCAATAGGCCTGGCTTTGTTTTCACTCAACAACTGGACGTTCTTTTATTCGGACAAGTTGATGCCAGATGTTGCCGTTACCTTTTTCGCATTTTTGTTCTGTTATGTGATTTATTCATACAAGTATTTACCTCGAAAAATGCCAGAGCAGGCCTATTCATTACTCGCTGCATTGGCCTTGTTCATGTGTTTTAACTCCAAGGAAACAGTTGTTTTACTTGGGCCGTTGGTTGTTTGGTTAATGGTTACCGATATCGTTCAAAAGCGGTCCGGAAGATTCTGGCTTCAATTTGTTGGCTTTAGTTTGGTCATGTTAGCAGCTTATCTGGTCGTTTGCCAAGTGGCTTTTGGGAATGCCATAACCCGGTTTAATGCCATTGTTGCCAATAGTTATTTAAACTCCTGTAGTTACGATCAGCAACCATTTTCAGAAACTTTGAAGCGAATTACTTTTGGATTGGCAGAGTTGTTTTTAACTCAAGACATGCTTCTTGGCTTTCTGGTTGTTTTGCTGGCTTTCTTTTTCGTTCCGGTGAGGCAATTGCTGAAATTATCCGACCGGAAGTCGTTTTTTATAGTGAGTTCTGTTGTTTTGGTGTTTTCGGCGAACTTCATGAGCATTTCGGTAACGTCATACATTCCGATGTGTCCCGACCCCCGGCATTATTTGTTTATCGTTCCCGTTGTTGCAGTTGCAGCTGCTTTTATCCTGAACGATTACTTGCGAGTATTCCGGTTCAGAATAGGATTTTTTGTTTTCGTTTTAATCGCCTTTGGCTTTTCTCTTTTCTTGAAAAGTGAGACAGGATTTCATCTGTATCTTCCGGTTTTGGTCGCAATAGGTTGTTTCGTATTCCTGAGAAATCACATGCATGCGCAAAGGATTTTTGCGATCTTATTATTCGGTGCTTTGCTTTTTCAGCCAGCCGATATGTTCATTTATGCGAGGAATGTCAATTACAGAAAGCAAAAGGAAATTGTTCAACGGGAACTGATTGACAAGAATCAGCCTTGTGTGGTAATTACCGATGAGGTTCAGAAACGGCTTGGAAATTATTATTCAGGGTTTTCTCTTGAAGCTACATGTCAGTTCATCAACTATGCCGAGGCTGATACTTTTCATTTTCAGAAGAATGTAAAAAAAATGCTGCTGAACAACTGGTACACGCGCTATCTGAGTGGAATGGACGATCAGGACATGCCTTATTATGCGACAATAGCTAAAAATCCGGTATTTATGGATGAGAAACTAAACCTATCCATTTTTGAATTGAATAAAATCGATCAGCGGAAACGGATTTTCTCTTCAGAAAATGATTTTGAAACTGCGAAACCGAATTGGGCAGATTCTGCGAACAAAAGCAAGGAACAGGCGTATTCCGGATCTTTTTCTGAAAAAATTGGCGAGTTTTCGGTAAGTTGTACAATTGCCCTTGATTCTTTGCTGCCTGACTCAACTAGTCAATTGGTCATTTCGTCTAAGCTTAAAATTTTTGCAATTAATAGCTCAGAGTGTAACCTGGTAATTTCGATGGATTCTGACGGGAAACAATATTTTTGGAAGGGTTATGATTTGAGTAAGTATGTGAAATCGAAGACTAGTTGGTGGACAGCTTCATTGAATGAGATCGTTGGCAGGCCTGAAATCAAGAAAAACTCAATGCTGAGAATTTATGTCTGGAATAACAAAAAGAACGAAATTTATATCGATGATTTTAAGGTTGAGTTGTTCTCTGTTGCGAATTAA